One Sediminibacillus dalangtanensis genomic region harbors:
- a CDS encoding GntP family permease, with amino-acid sequence MEFLGIVGLILSLVLLIYLTMKGINIIIGAILSSVLIALTGGLNLETAMLDNYMTGFTDYFSSWFLVFLLGAIFGKVMQETKSAESIAQWIKKTLGEKRAVFAVVAAAAIMTYGGVSLFVVGFAVYPIAVSLFRAADLPHRFIPAALVFGSISFTMTAPGSPEIQNIIPTEHFGTSPTAGGFIGLISALMVMVAGGLWLGRMVKKASDNGERFSLPNSTLAAEEETAAALLKEEVEAGPEKKSLPHIVMAVLPLIVVIGLLNILGQFMNPTVALLIALTTGIFLTCTMMYKYLNEFWGSLSEGTQNALVALANTCAVVGFGSVAAQVAAFDSIVDGLVNMPGPPLIGLAIGVTVVCGITGSASGGLGIALPILAPIYMTQGLDPGAMHRVSALASGGIDSLPHNGYVVTTVRAICGESHRRAYKPIFMISVIVPLIVMFIAAILFSIL; translated from the coding sequence ATGGAGTTTCTGGGGATAGTTGGGTTAATTCTCTCACTGGTTCTGTTGATTTACTTGACGATGAAGGGCATTAACATCATCATCGGAGCCATTTTAAGTTCGGTTCTTATCGCACTGACGGGAGGACTGAACTTAGAAACAGCCATGCTGGACAATTACATGACCGGTTTTACCGATTATTTTTCCTCATGGTTTTTAGTTTTCCTGCTTGGGGCGATTTTTGGAAAGGTGATGCAGGAAACGAAATCGGCAGAAAGCATTGCACAATGGATTAAAAAGACATTGGGGGAAAAAAGAGCAGTATTTGCGGTTGTAGCGGCGGCAGCGATCATGACTTATGGCGGCGTCAGCCTGTTCGTCGTTGGTTTTGCTGTCTATCCTATCGCCGTATCGCTTTTCCGAGCAGCGGACCTGCCGCACCGGTTCATCCCTGCGGCTTTGGTGTTTGGATCGATTTCTTTTACCATGACGGCGCCGGGTTCTCCCGAAATTCAAAACATCATTCCGACCGAACACTTCGGAACGTCACCGACGGCCGGCGGATTTATCGGATTGATTAGTGCGCTAATGGTCATGGTCGCCGGAGGGCTTTGGCTTGGCCGGATGGTGAAAAAGGCATCGGACAACGGAGAAAGGTTTTCGCTGCCTAACAGCACGCTTGCGGCAGAAGAAGAAACAGCAGCGGCTTTGCTAAAAGAGGAAGTGGAAGCCGGGCCAGAAAAGAAATCACTGCCGCATATTGTCATGGCTGTCCTGCCGCTGATCGTCGTTATTGGTTTGTTGAATATTTTGGGTCAATTCATGAATCCGACCGTGGCCTTGTTGATTGCATTGACGACAGGTATTTTCCTGACGTGTACAATGATGTATAAGTACTTGAATGAATTTTGGGGTTCTCTTTCGGAAGGGACACAAAATGCTTTGGTCGCTCTCGCCAATACGTGTGCGGTGGTCGGATTTGGGAGCGTGGCTGCTCAAGTAGCTGCCTTCGACAGTATCGTCGATGGGCTGGTTAACATGCCTGGGCCGCCGCTCATCGGGCTGGCGATTGGCGTCACCGTCGTTTGCGGCATAACAGGATCGGCTTCTGGCGGGCTTGGCATCGCGTTGCCAATCTTAGCGCCGATTTATATGACACAAGGACTGGATCCCGGTGCCATGCACAGAGTGTCGGCTTTAGCCTCCGGAGGGATTGATTCCCTGCCGCATAATGGCTATGTCGTCACGACAGTCCGCGCTATTTGCGGAGAGTCCCACAGGCGGGCTTACAAACCGATTTTCATGATCAGTGTGATTGTTCCATTGATCGTCATGTTCATTGCAGCGATCTTATTTTCGATTCTTTAA
- a CDS encoding CoA-acylating methylmalonate-semialdehyde dehydrogenase, whose amino-acid sequence MTQVKQKVLKNYIGGEWVEAKTDQSETVYNPATGEALAEVPISSTKDVDDAVRVAAEAFQTWKEVPVPKRARILFKYQQLLVDHWDELAEIVTKENGKNLAEAKGEVQRGIENVEFAAGAPSLMMGEQLPSIATGLESGVYRYPIGVVGGITPFNFPMMVPAWMFPMAIVTGNTFVLKPSERTPLLAIRLAELLEEAGLPKGVFNIVHGAHDVVNGLLDHKDVAAISFVGSQPVAEYVYKRGTENLKRVQALAGAKNHSIVLGDANLDNATTQIMNAAFGSAGERCMAASVVAVEESVADSFIEQLVTKANEIKIGNGLDEGVFLGPVIRDAHKERTLQYISKGVEEGATLVRDGRNDEDAQREGYFVGPTIFDHVTSEMKIWQDEIFAPVLSIVRVKDLDEAIDLTNQSRFANGACIFTKSGGSVRQFRETIDAGMLGVNIGVPAPMAFFPFSGWKDSFYGDLHANGKDGLAFYTRQKVVTARWV is encoded by the coding sequence ATGACACAAGTAAAACAAAAGGTACTGAAGAATTATATTGGCGGCGAATGGGTGGAAGCCAAAACCGATCAGTCGGAAACAGTGTATAACCCGGCAACAGGCGAAGCGCTAGCGGAGGTCCCGATTTCATCGACAAAAGACGTGGATGACGCTGTCCGTGTGGCGGCTGAAGCATTTCAAACGTGGAAAGAAGTGCCTGTACCTAAGCGGGCTCGTATCCTGTTTAAATACCAACAGCTGCTCGTCGACCATTGGGATGAGCTTGCAGAGATCGTGACAAAAGAAAACGGAAAAAACCTGGCAGAAGCAAAAGGGGAAGTGCAGCGAGGCATAGAAAACGTAGAATTTGCAGCCGGGGCGCCTTCTTTAATGATGGGTGAGCAGCTCCCTTCCATTGCGACCGGGCTGGAATCAGGCGTTTACCGCTATCCGATTGGCGTCGTCGGCGGCATTACGCCATTCAACTTCCCAATGATGGTTCCTGCGTGGATGTTCCCGATGGCGATTGTCACGGGCAACACCTTTGTTCTTAAACCGTCCGAGCGCACGCCTTTGCTTGCCATCCGTTTAGCGGAACTGCTGGAAGAGGCCGGCTTGCCGAAAGGTGTCTTCAACATTGTTCACGGCGCGCATGATGTAGTCAACGGCTTGTTGGATCACAAAGATGTCGCGGCGATTTCCTTTGTCGGTTCTCAGCCGGTAGCCGAATATGTCTATAAGCGTGGAACAGAAAACCTTAAACGCGTGCAAGCATTAGCCGGCGCGAAAAACCATTCCATTGTATTGGGCGATGCCAACCTGGATAATGCGACGACTCAAATCATGAACGCAGCGTTCGGTTCCGCTGGAGAACGTTGTATGGCGGCATCCGTCGTTGCAGTCGAAGAGTCGGTTGCAGATAGTTTTATTGAACAGCTAGTAACAAAGGCGAATGAAATCAAAATCGGAAATGGACTCGATGAAGGAGTATTCCTCGGGCCGGTTATCCGGGATGCGCACAAGGAACGGACCTTGCAGTATATATCCAAGGGAGTAGAAGAAGGAGCGACACTCGTCCGTGACGGTCGAAATGATGAGGATGCACAAAGAGAAGGGTACTTTGTCGGCCCTACCATCTTTGATCATGTCACTTCGGAAATGAAAATATGGCAGGATGAAATTTTTGCACCGGTACTGTCAATTGTCCGGGTAAAAGATCTTGATGAAGCGATTGATCTTACCAATCAATCAAGGTTTGCTAATGGCGCTTGTATTTTCACTAAGAGCGGAGGAAGCGTCCGCCAATTCAGGGAAACGATTGATGCAGGTATGCTCGGTGTCAACATCGGCGTTCCGGCACCTATGGCCTTCTTCCCGTTCTCCGGCTGGAAGGATTCCTTCTACGGCGATCTCCATGCCAACGGAAAAGATGGCCTGGCGTTCTATACCCGTCAAAAAGTCGTCACTGCCCGCTGGGTATAA
- the rpoN gene encoding RNA polymerase factor sigma-54 — protein MKLGLYQQQKQKVAMTPEMKQAITVLRYSTADLAEYIQKEALENPLIELEPPKMAIAGKHNKEQAKNPLDFLHDRSETLSDYLLDQLSLHSLSAEEEKVVHYIIFSLNESGYFREDPVETASRLDVSLSAFQHLLALVQGLEPAGVAATSLGECLALQLDRRFPNETNAKVIVTDHLEDVAQRNWPAIADALQLSEQDVIDLVEIIKSLNPKPGASFDQRINTPAIMPDLYVKMEQGQLFMQTNDWLLPTIRISDDYNDLLQAGDTEVKSYVMEKYKKALWLSKSIDQRRHTLQKIMQAIIEKQQAFFKTGSPLLPLTIKEIASRCVVHESTVSRATKDKYVHTPHGIFELKYFFSSGIQLQDGNAVSAHFIKQKIKAIIQEENPTKPLSDQKITALLNKEGILLSRRTVAKYREQLHIPSTTRRKSKKQYPISE, from the coding sequence ATGAAGTTGGGACTTTATCAACAGCAAAAACAAAAGGTGGCCATGACACCTGAAATGAAACAGGCGATCACGGTGTTGCGTTATTCGACTGCGGACTTGGCCGAATACATCCAAAAGGAAGCCCTGGAAAATCCACTGATTGAGTTAGAACCGCCGAAAATGGCAATTGCGGGAAAACACAATAAAGAACAGGCCAAAAACCCGCTGGATTTCTTGCACGATCGTTCAGAAACGTTGTCAGATTATCTGTTGGATCAGCTGTCCCTCCATTCCTTATCAGCGGAGGAAGAAAAGGTCGTTCATTATATTATTTTTTCGCTGAATGAAAGCGGTTACTTTAGAGAGGATCCTGTGGAGACAGCAAGCCGACTGGATGTTTCTTTGTCTGCTTTTCAACACTTGCTTGCCCTCGTTCAAGGATTGGAGCCTGCAGGTGTAGCCGCCACCAGCCTTGGCGAGTGTCTTGCACTTCAGTTGGATCGCCGTTTTCCGAATGAAACAAACGCCAAAGTAATCGTAACCGACCATTTAGAAGACGTCGCACAAAGGAACTGGCCGGCCATTGCCGATGCGCTTCAACTATCTGAACAAGATGTTATCGACTTAGTTGAAATTATAAAATCGTTAAACCCAAAACCAGGCGCCAGCTTTGACCAACGAATTAACACCCCTGCCATTATGCCGGATTTATATGTAAAAATGGAACAGGGCCAGTTATTCATGCAAACTAACGACTGGCTGTTGCCCACGATACGAATTTCCGACGATTATAATGATCTCCTGCAAGCGGGAGACACAGAGGTTAAATCGTATGTAATGGAAAAGTATAAAAAAGCATTATGGCTTTCCAAAAGCATAGACCAACGCCGGCATACCCTGCAAAAGATCATGCAGGCGATCATCGAAAAACAGCAGGCGTTTTTTAAAACGGGGAGCCCTTTGCTCCCCCTGACCATCAAAGAGATAGCCAGCCGGTGTGTTGTCCATGAATCCACTGTCAGCAGGGCTACCAAAGACAAGTATGTGCATACACCGCATGGCATTTTCGAGCTGAAGTATTTTTTCAGTTCCGGCATTCAGCTACAGGATGGGAATGCGGTTTCCGCCCACTTCATTAAGCAAAAAATAAAAGCGATTATTCAAGAGGAAAATCCCACTAAGCCGTTGTCTGATCAAAAAATAACAGCCCTCTTAAACAAGGAAGGCATCCTCCTGTCGAGACGTACCGTCGCCAAATATCGTGAACAGCTTCACATCCCGTCCACAACCAGGCGAAAAAGTAAAAAACAGTATCCAATAAGTGAATAA
- a CDS encoding GNAT family N-acetyltransferase, translating into MIDFSNKPTFTGEKITLRPFHVEEDFSYLEECLEDPEVLKLTGSDPGFDREEVLKWYQSRNEQSDRLDLAIVDKEQNILVGEVVVNLYEGTDHSMNFRILIGPRGRNRGFGTEATRLMVDYVFTHTDLNQLTLSVFAFNPRARKVYEKIGFVFDSVDKDDLQFEGEWIDSINMKLSREDWEKQRE; encoded by the coding sequence ATGATAGACTTTAGCAACAAACCAACGTTTACAGGAGAAAAAATCACCCTGAGACCGTTTCACGTTGAAGAGGACTTTTCCTATTTGGAAGAATGCTTGGAAGACCCGGAGGTTTTGAAACTGACGGGAAGTGATCCCGGTTTTGACCGGGAAGAGGTGCTGAAATGGTATCAAAGCCGGAACGAGCAATCCGACCGGCTGGACCTTGCCATTGTCGATAAAGAGCAAAATATCCTGGTCGGAGAAGTGGTGGTCAATTTATATGAGGGAACCGATCACAGCATGAACTTCAGGATTTTAATCGGTCCAAGAGGGAGGAACCGCGGATTTGGCACCGAAGCGACCCGGTTAATGGTCGACTATGTTTTCACCCATACCGATCTTAACCAGCTGACATTGAGTGTGTTTGCCTTTAATCCGAGAGCCAGGAAGGTTTATGAAAAAATCGGCTTTGTTTTTGACAGTGTCGACAAAGATGATTTGCAATTTGAAGGAGAATGGATTGATTCGATCAATATGAAATTGAGCAGGGAAGACTGGGAGAAGCAAAGGGAGTGA
- a CDS encoding DsbA family oxidoreductase → MKIEVWSDFVCPFCYIGKRRLEMALEQFPHKDEVEVEYRSFELDPTAPKYTDQSIYEALAAKFQSSEAQVREMNKGLIEQAAEIGLTYNYDDMKPTNTFDAHRLAKFARTLGKEKELTENLLHAYFTDSKNVGDTETLADIAESTEIDRNKALEVLNDETAFADEVRTEERTAQQIGATGVPFFVVSQKYSISGAQPLETFKGALEKIWQEENPKPKFQDLSLDGGNGAVCTDDSCAVPFEEEDK, encoded by the coding sequence TTGAAAATAGAAGTGTGGTCCGACTTTGTCTGTCCGTTTTGCTATATTGGCAAGCGGCGCTTAGAGATGGCGCTTGAACAATTTCCGCATAAAGATGAAGTAGAGGTGGAATATAGGAGCTTTGAACTTGATCCAACCGCTCCTAAATATACCGATCAAAGCATTTACGAAGCATTGGCTGCGAAATTCCAGTCGAGCGAAGCGCAAGTACGTGAAATGAACAAAGGGCTCATTGAACAGGCTGCTGAGATCGGGCTGACCTATAATTACGATGACATGAAACCGACTAATACCTTCGATGCGCACCGTTTGGCAAAATTCGCCCGGACACTGGGCAAGGAAAAAGAACTTACCGAAAACTTGCTGCACGCTTACTTTACCGACTCGAAAAACGTCGGAGATACAGAGACCCTTGCGGATATCGCAGAATCCACGGAAATAGACAGAAACAAGGCACTGGAAGTACTAAACGATGAAACGGCATTCGCGGATGAAGTGCGAACCGAAGAGAGAACGGCTCAGCAAATCGGAGCGACTGGAGTTCCTTTCTTTGTGGTGAGTCAGAAATATTCCATTTCTGGTGCCCAGCCTTTAGAAACCTTTAAAGGGGCACTTGAAAAGATTTGGCAAGAAGAGAATCCGAAACCAAAGTTCCAGGATCTTTCCCTCGATGGTGGAAACGGAGCTGTTTGTACGGATGACAGCTGTGCCGTTCCATTTGAAGAAGAGGACAAATAA
- a CDS encoding BglII/BstYI family type II restriction endonuclease: protein MIEIPSNKINDWKSRKNGKLFISNEKFHRNAELFLSNFPDLKNQVSLSLTKEVENIKYYVTKKNNKFFKRIKADSLNKSIKNNLSRISDIKFEVEYKEGTLLDSPKTGGFDFALYDEEHNLVNFRNYCFGRRAVYNGQEVWDNELLKREEWADIANRLNLLNNNQKGEDITHPKYKPTIIGEVQFGNWGLLSYDLLKVLHLDNLVDLDLLIYVTASGELNQEISDGTVNYYKAEEIIDKYSNILKVPIWLLGVDIR, encoded by the coding sequence TTGATTGAGATACCTTCAAATAAAATTAATGATTGGAAGTCTAGGAAAAATGGAAAACTCTTTATATCCAATGAAAAATTCCATAGAAACGCAGAACTCTTTTTATCAAATTTTCCTGATTTAAAAAATCAAGTAAGCCTCTCTTTAACTAAAGAGGTTGAAAACATTAAGTATTATGTAACTAAAAAAAATAACAAGTTTTTCAAAAGAATTAAGGCAGATTCTTTGAATAAATCAATTAAGAATAATTTAAGTAGAATAAGTGATATAAAATTCGAAGTCGAATATAAAGAAGGAACTCTACTTGATTCTCCAAAAACTGGGGGATTTGATTTTGCGTTATACGATGAAGAACATAATTTAGTTAACTTCAGAAACTATTGTTTCGGTAGAAGAGCTGTATATAACGGACAGGAAGTTTGGGATAATGAATTACTTAAACGAGAAGAATGGGCCGATATAGCAAATAGACTAAACCTTCTTAATAATAATCAAAAAGGGGAGGACATCACGCATCCTAAATATAAGCCCACGATAATCGGGGAAGTGCAATTCGGTAATTGGGGCTTATTATCTTATGATTTATTAAAGGTTTTACATTTAGATAACTTAGTAGATTTGGACTTGTTAATTTATGTAACTGCTTCTGGTGAATTGAATCAAGAAATTAGTGATGGTACTGTGAATTATTATAAGGCCGAGGAAATAATAGATAAATATAGTAATATATTAAAAGTACCCATTTGGTTATTAGGGGTGGATATCAGATAG